From Pusillibacter faecalis, one genomic window encodes:
- a CDS encoding LysM peptidoglycan-binding domain-containing protein, with amino-acid sequence MTGNELRRKVADIINAWDGATRGSAKHLEILNIYNNHKPLARGYRVQVGDAHCATTTSAAYIKAGIAEYTGTECGVGKYVEIAKKKGIWTENDAYTPKVGDACVYDWQDGANYAATDNTGATDHIGIVTKVGGGTFVVTEGNMNGGKVGKRTMKVNGRYIRGFITPDFDMIARKLGGTSGGTADKPTKPTTQAAGTYTVKSGDTLSRIAAKYGTTVAKLVEINGIKNPNLIRVGQVLRLPGGAVKYTVVAGDTLSRIAAKYGTTVAKLAADNGIKNPNLIHVGQVITINK; translated from the coding sequence ATGACCGGAAACGAACTGCGCCGAAAGGTGGCGGACATTATCAATGCATGGGACGGAGCAACCAGAGGCAGCGCCAAGCACCTGGAGATCCTGAACATCTACAACAACCACAAGCCCCTGGCCAGAGGCTACCGCGTACAGGTGGGTGACGCCCATTGTGCCACCACGACCTCCGCGGCGTACATCAAGGCCGGGATCGCGGAGTACACCGGGACGGAGTGCGGCGTGGGAAAGTACGTCGAGATCGCCAAGAAAAAAGGGATCTGGACGGAGAACGACGCATACACCCCAAAGGTGGGCGACGCCTGCGTGTACGACTGGCAGGACGGGGCCAACTACGCCGCCACCGACAACACCGGCGCCACGGATCACATCGGCATTGTCACCAAGGTGGGCGGCGGCACCTTTGTGGTCACAGAGGGAAACATGAACGGCGGCAAGGTGGGCAAGCGCACCATGAAAGTGAACGGGCGGTATATCCGCGGTTTCATCACCCCGGACTTTGACATGATCGCCCGGAAACTGGGCGGCACGTCCGGCGGGACGGCGGACAAGCCAACGAAACCGACGACCCAGGCGGCGGGTACATACACCGTGAAGAGCGGCGACACCCTGTCCCGTATCGCCGCAAAGTACGGCACCACCGTGGCCAAACTGGTGGAGATCAACGGCATTAAAAACCCGAACCTGATCCGTGTGGGCCAGGTCCTCCGCCTGCCCGGCGGAGCCGTCAAGTACACCGTTGTGGCCGGGGACACCCTTTCCCGTATCGCCGCGAAGTACGGCACCACTGTGGCCAAGCTGGCAGCAGACAACGGGATCAAAAATCCGAACCTGATCCATGTGGGCCAGGTTATCACCATCAACAAATAA